One window of Ignavibacteria bacterium genomic DNA carries:
- a CDS encoding sugar transferase → MAHVYDIAGIPLFSGTTVKKKIVSAILKRMFDIVASLVLILLLSPLYIVTAIAIMVESGVPIIFKQKRAAIKDGTSFDFIKFRSMLKDADNLKESLFQFNESTGMLFKMKNDPRVTRVGKIIRKLSIDELPQLFNVLKGEMSLVGPRPLPVSDFNNFEEEPEFWDAIRGRDIVKPGITGLWQISGRSNIGFKEMVLLDLYYVENQSFLFDLEILFETIPVVLFGKGSY, encoded by the coding sequence GTGTACGATATTGCAGGAATACCATTGTTTTCGGGTACAACAGTTAAGAAAAAAATTGTATCAGCGATTCTCAAACGTATGTTCGATATTGTTGCATCGTTGGTTCTCATATTGTTATTATCGCCGTTGTACATCGTAACGGCGATTGCGATTATGGTTGAATCGGGCGTACCGATTATTTTTAAACAGAAACGTGCAGCAATAAAAGACGGAACATCATTTGATTTCATCAAGTTTCGCAGTATGTTGAAAGATGCGGACAATTTGAAAGAAAGTTTATTTCAGTTTAACGAATCCACAGGAATGCTCTTCAAGATGAAAAACGACCCGCGAGTAACGCGCGTAGGAAAAATTATCAGAAAGCTTAGCATAGACGAACTGCCGCAATTGTTCAATGTACTCAAAGGTGAAATGAGTTTAGTGGGTCCGCGTCCGTTACCGGTTTCGGATTTTAATAACTTTGAAGAAGAGCCGGAGTTTTGGGATGCAATTCGTGGACGCGATATTGTGAAACCAGGAATTACAGGGTTATGGCAGATATCCGGAAGAAGTAATATAGGGTTCAAAGAAATGGTGTTGCTCGATTTATACTATGTGGAAAATCAATCCTTTCTTTTTGATTTGGAAATACTTTTCGAAACAATCCCCGTTGTCCTTTTCGGTAAAGGTTCCTATTAA
- a CDS encoding UDP-glucose/GDP-mannose dehydrogenase family protein — MKISVIGTGYVGLVVGTCLAESGNNVVCVDIDEEKIKMLRKGKSPIFEPGLEELLRSNIHEKRITFTTSIENAVKQNEVIFLALPTPPNEDGSADLKHVLTVAKQIGKFLNGYKVIVTKSTVPVGTADKIRMTIERETTYEFDVVSNPEFLKEGAAVSDFMKPDRVVLGLRSVRARKIMEDLYEPFVRTGNPIIVMDERSSEITKYAANSLLATKITFMNEVANLCEKVGANVDSIRRGIGSDVRIGQHFLFSGIGYGGSCFPKDITALMHTSAHAGYDFKILKAVDEVNTKQKSILVDKLLKYFRKKIKGKHIAVWGLSFKPNTDDVREAPSLVIIKQLLKRGAVIRVHDPVAMKEIRKQIGDSVKYFENNYDALKGTEALLILTEWNEFRRPDFERMKQLMKRNIIFDGRNIYDPVMVREKGFIYISIGRGEIGL; from the coding sequence GTGAAAATTAGCGTTATTGGAACTGGTTATGTAGGACTTGTTGTCGGAACATGCTTGGCAGAAAGCGGCAACAATGTTGTTTGCGTAGATATTGATGAAGAAAAAATAAAAATGTTGCGTAAAGGAAAGTCTCCCATATTTGAACCGGGATTAGAAGAACTTTTGCGGAGCAACATTCATGAAAAAAGAATAACGTTCACTACCAGCATTGAAAACGCAGTGAAGCAAAACGAAGTGATTTTTCTTGCGCTTCCAACTCCTCCTAATGAAGATGGTTCTGCAGATTTAAAACACGTGCTAACGGTTGCAAAACAAATTGGAAAATTCTTAAACGGCTATAAAGTTATTGTTACGAAAAGCACGGTACCAGTTGGTACTGCAGATAAAATTCGAATGACAATTGAACGTGAAACAACGTATGAATTTGATGTAGTATCGAACCCGGAATTTTTAAAAGAAGGTGCCGCGGTGAGCGATTTTATGAAACCCGATAGAGTTGTTCTTGGTTTGCGTTCTGTTCGTGCGAGAAAAATAATGGAAGATTTGTACGAGCCGTTTGTTCGAACGGGCAATCCGATTATTGTTATGGATGAACGAAGTTCGGAGATTACAAAATATGCAGCGAACAGTTTGTTGGCAACGAAGATTACTTTTATGAATGAAGTTGCAAACTTATGCGAAAAAGTAGGTGCCAATGTTGATTCGATTCGACGCGGTATCGGTAGCGATGTTCGAATTGGACAGCATTTTTTGTTTTCCGGAATCGGTTATGGCGGTTCGTGTTTTCCGAAAGACATAACTGCATTGATGCACACATCGGCGCATGCAGGTTACGATTTTAAAATTCTGAAAGCAGTGGACGAAGTCAATACGAAACAAAAATCAATTCTCGTTGATAAACTGTTGAAATATTTTAGAAAGAAAATAAAAGGAAAGCATATAGCAGTTTGGGGATTATCATTTAAACCCAATACCGACGATGTTCGTGAAGCGCCTTCGTTAGTAATAATCAAACAACTATTAAAACGAGGTGCAGTCATTCGCGTTCACGATCCCGTTGCAATGAAAGAAATAAGAAAACAAATTGGAGATTCAGTAAAATATTTTGAAAACAATTACGATGCGTTAAAAGGCACAGAAGCGCTTTTGATTTTAACAGAATGGAACGAATTTCGTCGTCCGGATTTTGAACGTATGAAACAACTCATGAAACGAAACATCATATTTGACGGAAGAAATATTTATGACCCAGTTATGGTTAGAGAAAAAGGGTTTATCTATATTAGCATAGGAAGAGGAGAAATCGGCTTATGA
- a CDS encoding SDR family oxidoreductase, which translates to MPISLVTGGAGFLGSHLCERLLNEGHRVLCFDNLITGSVENIAHIFTNENFFFAKQDVTEYIYVEGNIDYIWHFASPASPIDYMKVPIQTLKVGSLGTHKTLGLARAKNARFLLASTSEVYGDPLVHPQVEEYWGNVNPIGIRGVYDEAKRFAEAMTMAYHRVHHIETRIVRIFNTYGPRMRINDGRAIPAFITQSLRSENVTVFGNGNQTRSVCYVDDLIDGIFRLMMSSTVEPVNIGNPDEITMLELAKEIIALTKSNSTIVFKPLPEDDPKVRRPDISKAENFLGWIPKYNRSEGLQKTIYYFRSQLHV; encoded by the coding sequence TTGCCCATAAGTTTAGTAACCGGAGGAGCAGGATTTCTTGGCTCCCATTTGTGCGAGCGATTATTGAACGAAGGACACCGCGTACTTTGTTTTGATAACTTAATTACAGGTTCTGTTGAAAATATTGCGCATATTTTTACGAATGAAAATTTTTTCTTTGCGAAGCAAGATGTAACAGAATATATCTATGTTGAAGGAAATATTGATTATATCTGGCATTTCGCTTCCCCCGCAAGTCCGATTGATTATATGAAAGTTCCGATTCAAACTTTGAAGGTCGGTTCGTTGGGAACACATAAAACGCTTGGACTTGCTCGCGCAAAAAACGCGCGATTTCTTCTTGCTTCAACTTCTGAAGTTTATGGAGACCCGCTCGTTCATCCGCAAGTGGAAGAGTATTGGGGAAACGTTAATCCAATTGGAATTCGCGGCGTGTATGATGAAGCAAAGCGATTTGCAGAGGCAATGACGATGGCATATCATCGCGTTCATCACATCGAAACACGTATCGTGCGCATATTTAACACGTACGGACCACGTATGAGAATCAATGATGGAAGAGCAATTCCGGCATTCATTACACAAAGTTTACGCAGTGAAAATGTTACTGTTTTTGGAAATGGAAATCAAACTCGTAGTGTCTGTTATGTTGACGATTTGATAGATGGAATTTTTCGTTTGATGATGTCTTCAACTGTTGAGCCGGTGAATATTGGAAATCCTGATGAGATTACGATGTTGGAACTCGCTAAAGAAATTATTGCTTTAACAAAAAGCAACAGTACAATCGTTTTCAAGCCGTTGCCCGAAGACGACCCGAAAGTTCGTCGTCCGGATATTAGTAAAGCAGAAAATTTTTTAGGATGGATACCGAAATACAATCGAAGTGAGGGACTGCAAAAAACAATTTATTATTTTCGTTCTCAACTTCACGTATAA
- a CDS encoding DUF2279 domain-containing protein, protein MIKYINQIFIYTCFNFVYFTAHSQIDSLNYPYTANVSRISYPRLALVSGTYLGTMATIHIYELNAWWKNYRKPFHFREDLKYGLNVDKIGHVWGGNILTFVSAKSLEWSGMNEQSSLYYGAVSGSVFQLFVEFQDGFSLWGFDRVDAAADIVGAWYPVLQYHVPFFQSMNFKASYYPRKLNEAGNISGQKHIIIDDYEGQTFWLSLNTTKLFPLQKNIFPSFFSLAIGYSVRGTESPDKQYPVALVGLDFDFKEIIPQDNWTGRAVAQLLNFYRFPLPALQIYPSVMLHGLYF, encoded by the coding sequence ATGATAAAATACATAAATCAAATTTTTATTTACACTTGTTTCAATTTTGTCTATTTCACTGCTCATTCACAAATTGATTCACTCAATTATCCATATACGGCAAATGTTTCTCGCATCAGTTATCCTCGTTTAGCGCTTGTTTCTGGCACGTATTTGGGAACGATGGCGACCATTCATATCTACGAACTCAATGCGTGGTGGAAAAATTATCGCAAGCCGTTTCATTTTCGAGAAGATTTGAAATACGGCTTGAATGTTGATAAAATCGGTCACGTATGGGGAGGAAATATTTTAACATTTGTCAGCGCAAAAAGTTTAGAATGGTCCGGAATGAATGAACAATCTTCGTTGTATTATGGTGCAGTTAGCGGAAGTGTTTTTCAACTGTTTGTAGAATTTCAAGATGGCTTTTCGCTTTGGGGATTTGACCGTGTTGACGCTGCTGCAGATATTGTTGGCGCATGGTATCCTGTGCTTCAGTATCACGTTCCTTTTTTTCAATCAATGAATTTCAAAGCAAGTTACTATCCGCGCAAACTCAATGAAGCGGGAAATATTTCTGGTCAAAAACATATTATCATTGACGATTATGAAGGGCAAACATTTTGGTTGAGTTTAAACACTACAAAACTTTTCCCTTTGCAAAAAAATATTTTTCCTTCATTTTTTTCTCTCGCTATCGGTTACTCTGTTCGCGGAACGGAATCTCCCGACAAACAATATCCCGTTGCGCTCGTCGGTTTAGATTTTGATTTTAAAGAAATTATTCCACAAGATAATTGGACGGGAAGAGCCGTTGCACAATTATTGAACTTCTACCGTTTTCCGCTTCCTGCTTTGCAAATTTACCCATCAGTAATGTTACACGGATTGTATTTTTGA
- a CDS encoding peroxiredoxin gives MSLTLGDKAPHFTLFDADKKERSLSEFMGKNTVLAFYPGAFTGVCTKEMCALRDSLANFNSLNAQIVGISVDGPFANKAFAAQNNLTFPLLCDFNRNVSKLYCGTHDDFIGVQGYSVSKRAVFILDENGTIKYVWISEQPGIEPPYVEITKAITSS, from the coding sequence ATGTCATTAACCCTCGGAGATAAAGCCCCTCATTTTACATTATTCGATGCCGATAAAAAAGAACGCTCGCTTTCAGAATTTATGGGAAAGAATACCGTTCTCGCATTTTATCCCGGCGCATTTACCGGCGTTTGCACAAAAGAAATGTGTGCATTGCGCGATTCGTTAGCAAACTTCAATTCACTCAATGCACAAATAGTAGGAATTAGCGTAGATGGACCATTTGCAAACAAAGCATTCGCAGCGCAAAACAATCTCACATTTCCACTGTTGTGCGATTTTAATCGTAATGTTTCAAAATTATACTGTGGAACACACGATGATTTTATTGGTGTTCAGGGATATTCCGTTTCTAAACGCGCAGTCTTTATACTCGATGAAAATGGAACAATAAAATATGTTTGGATTTCTGAACAACCGGGAATTGAGCCGCCGTACGTAGAAATAACAAAAGCAATTACTTCATCGTAG
- a CDS encoding peroxiredoxin — MYSLIGKKAPSFSANAVINGGNIVKNFSLEQYLGKKHIVFFFYPKDFTFVCPTELHAFQEKLSEFENRNVVVVACSTDTEQSHWGWLQVPKAQGGIQGITYPIVADTTKTISANYGVLDGDFFVNEQNEFTSDGSMVAFRGLFLIDKNGIVRHLLINDFPLGRSVDEALRMVDALQFTEEHGEVCPANWTKGKSTLKESHDSVANYLAKH; from the coding sequence ATGTATTCACTTATTGGTAAAAAAGCCCCTTCGTTTTCTGCAAACGCAGTAATCAACGGAGGGAATATCGTCAAGAATTTTTCATTAGAGCAATATCTTGGTAAAAAACATATAGTGTTTTTCTTTTATCCGAAAGATTTCACATTCGTTTGTCCAACGGAACTTCACGCATTTCAGGAGAAACTTTCTGAATTTGAAAATCGTAATGTAGTCGTTGTTGCATGCTCAACGGATACAGAGCAATCGCATTGGGGATGGTTGCAGGTTCCGAAAGCACAAGGCGGAATACAAGGAATCACGTATCCGATTGTTGCTGATACAACAAAAACTATCTCTGCAAATTACGGAGTGCTCGATGGAGATTTTTTCGTGAACGAACAAAACGAATTCACTTCTGATGGTTCGATGGTCGCCTTTCGGGGATTATTTCTGATTGATAAAAATGGAATTGTGCGTCATTTGCTCATCAATGATTTTCCGTTAGGACGCAGTGTTGATGAAGCGTTGCGAATGGTTGATGCATTGCAATTTACCGAAGAACACGGTGAAGTTTGTCCTGCAAATTGGACGAAAGGGAAATCCACATTGAAAGAATCGCACGATAGTGTTGCGAATTATCTTGCAAAACATTGA
- a CDS encoding 6-carboxytetrahydropterin synthase, with protein MVYLTRKEQFAASHRLFNPKFSDEKNFEVFGKCANPNGHGHNYDIEVTIVGEPDAETGMILDLKKLSDIIKKELLEKVDHKHLNLDVDFLHGIIPTAENLAREFWKILEPNIFPGKLYSIVLAESGRNIVTYKGE; from the coding sequence ATGGTGTACTTAACACGCAAAGAACAATTCGCTGCATCGCATCGTCTTTTCAATCCGAAATTTTCTGATGAAAAGAATTTTGAAGTGTTTGGCAAATGCGCAAATCCCAACGGACACGGACATAATTACGATATCGAAGTAACCATTGTCGGCGAACCTGATGCAGAAACGGGAATGATTTTGGATTTGAAAAAACTTTCTGACATCATCAAAAAAGAATTGTTGGAAAAAGTTGACCATAAACATTTAAATCTTGACGTTGATTTTTTGCATGGAATAATTCCAACAGCGGAAAATCTTGCAAGAGAATTTTGGAAAATACTTGAGCCGAACATATTTCCGGGAAAGTTGTATTCTATTGTACTTGCAGAATCCGGAAGAAATATTGTTACATACAAAGGTGAGTAA
- the folE gene encoding GTP cyclohydrolase I FolE — MHIELSAEKQRRIERLKDVIHQLLQLIGEEPTREGLLNTPYRVAKSLLFLSSGYEQDVQKILNNAIFEEKYNEMVIVKNIDFFSMCEHHVLPFYGKAHIAYIPNGKIVGLSKIPRIVEIFARRLQVQERMTQQIADTLFDSLNPDGVGVVIEARHLCMMMRGVEKQNSVAITSAMLGSFRDDERTRNEFLNLINIKLS, encoded by the coding sequence GTGCATATAGAACTTTCAGCAGAAAAGCAACGGCGAATAGAACGTTTGAAAGATGTTATTCATCAATTGCTTCAATTGATTGGAGAAGAACCAACGCGCGAAGGATTATTGAATACACCGTATCGGGTTGCAAAATCTCTGCTTTTTCTTTCAAGCGGATATGAACAAGATGTTCAGAAAATTCTTAACAATGCAATATTCGAAGAAAAGTATAACGAAATGGTAATTGTGAAGAATATTGATTTCTTCAGTATGTGTGAACATCACGTACTTCCGTTTTATGGAAAGGCGCATATCGCATACATACCGAACGGAAAAATTGTTGGGCTTTCAAAGATACCGCGTATCGTAGAAATCTTTGCGAGGCGTTTACAAGTGCAGGAACGAATGACGCAACAAATTGCAGATACGTTGTTTGATTCATTAAATCCCGATGGAGTTGGAGTTGTCATCGAAGCGCGACATTTATGTATGATGATGCGAGGAGTGGAAAAACAAAATTCCGTTGCAATAACAAGCGCGATGCTTGGTTCGTTTCGTGATGATGAGCGAACGCGAAATGAGTTTCTGAACTTGATAAACATTAAACTTTCGTAG